One Gammaproteobacteria bacterium genomic region harbors:
- a CDS encoding acyl-CoA dehydrogenase translates to MSTLLALFLFIATIWAVSYHRLALQTASGAVLGMLLFISWVGASAWLLVPLWLATLAVLVTLNVPSLRQTLVSAKALTFFKRVLPALSKTEQEALDAGTVWWDGDLFSGKPDWEKLLKINTSTLSEEEQAFLDGPTNQLCAMLDDWAITHEQKDLPPEVWQFIKENGFFAMIIPKSYGGLEFSALAHSAVVSKIASRSITAAVTVMVPNSLGPGELLLHYGTEAQRDHYLPRLASGEEVPCFALTGPENGSDAGAMPDKGVVCRGEFEGEEVLGIRLNWNKRYITLGPVATLLGLAFKLYDPEHLLGDEVARGITCALIPTETEGVVIGRRHLPLNMVFMNGPNQGNDVFIPMAWVIGGPDMVGQGWRMLMECLAAGRSISLPALSTGAGKLSCRATGAYARIRQQFKTPIGMFDGVEEALTRIAGNTYMMEAARTLTATAVDLGEKPAVISAIAKYNMTERMREVLNDAMDVQGGSGICMGPKNLLARPYQSIPIAITVEGANILTRTMITFGQGAIRCHPYVIKEIQSCHSDDLESFDEALFGHIGFTVSNASRALFLALTRSKLAASPVVGADKRYYQQLTRMSAAFAFVADVAMLVLGGSLKRREKLSGRLADVLSQLYLASAVLKHYHTQGRQGADKSLMEWACETSLYQMQESLDAFLRNFPHRPAAYLMRAVVFPLGRRYRTPSDVLGHRVAESILAPSDARDRLTNGIYLPEEEDQQLARLDDALIKVIAAEPVERTLGKLVKNGDIEGGSKERQAEQALEKAFITQDEADKVNEAAEARWKVIQVDDFNHEDLAH, encoded by the coding sequence ATGAGCACACTTTTAGCGCTATTTCTTTTTATTGCGACCATCTGGGCCGTCAGCTACCACCGGTTGGCACTACAGACGGCAAGTGGTGCGGTGCTCGGGATGTTGCTGTTTATCAGCTGGGTAGGTGCTAGCGCTTGGCTGCTGGTGCCTTTGTGGCTGGCCACGCTTGCCGTGCTGGTAACACTCAATGTGCCATCGTTACGCCAGACGCTGGTGAGTGCCAAGGCATTAACTTTTTTCAAACGGGTTTTGCCAGCACTCAGTAAAACTGAACAGGAGGCGCTGGATGCAGGCACCGTCTGGTGGGATGGTGATCTGTTTAGTGGTAAGCCCGATTGGGAGAAACTGTTAAAAATTAACACCTCCACCCTCAGCGAAGAGGAGCAGGCCTTTCTTGACGGCCCGACCAATCAACTCTGTGCCATGCTGGATGATTGGGCGATTACCCACGAACAGAAAGATCTGCCACCCGAGGTGTGGCAGTTCATTAAAGAGAATGGTTTTTTCGCCATGATCATTCCCAAATCATATGGTGGCTTGGAGTTTTCAGCACTGGCGCACTCAGCAGTGGTGAGTAAAATTGCCAGTCGCTCAATTACGGCGGCAGTGACCGTGATGGTTCCTAACTCCTTGGGGCCAGGTGAGTTGCTGCTCCATTACGGTACGGAGGCACAGCGTGATCATTATTTGCCACGTTTGGCCAGTGGTGAAGAGGTCCCCTGCTTTGCCCTGACTGGGCCGGAGAATGGCAGTGATGCGGGTGCGATGCCCGACAAAGGGGTTGTCTGTCGGGGTGAGTTTGAGGGTGAGGAGGTGCTGGGGATCCGCCTTAACTGGAATAAACGCTATATCACACTTGGCCCAGTGGCGACTCTTTTGGGCTTGGCATTTAAGCTTTACGACCCGGAGCATCTGCTGGGTGATGAGGTGGCGCGAGGAATAACCTGCGCACTGATTCCGACGGAGACTGAGGGGGTCGTTATTGGTCGCCGCCATCTGCCACTGAATATGGTGTTCATGAACGGCCCCAACCAGGGTAATGATGTGTTTATTCCTATGGCGTGGGTTATCGGCGGGCCTGATATGGTTGGGCAGGGGTGGCGCATGTTGATGGAGTGCCTGGCTGCGGGGCGCTCTATTTCACTGCCCGCACTCTCAACGGGTGCGGGTAAGCTGTCGTGCCGCGCTACCGGTGCCTATGCGCGCATTCGCCAGCAGTTTAAAACACCCATCGGGATGTTTGACGGGGTCGAAGAGGCGCTCACCCGCATTGCTGGTAATACCTATATGATGGAGGCGGCACGCACGTTGACGGCTACCGCTGTCGACCTGGGTGAGAAACCGGCCGTTATTTCAGCGATTGCCAAATACAACATGACGGAGCGGATGCGAGAAGTGTTGAATGATGCGATGGATGTTCAGGGTGGTAGTGGCATCTGCATGGGGCCGAAAAATTTGTTGGCGCGCCCATACCAGTCGATTCCCATTGCGATCACGGTAGAGGGGGCGAATATTCTGACCCGCACCATGATCACCTTTGGTCAGGGTGCGATTCGTTGCCACCCCTACGTGATTAAAGAGATTCAGTCGTGCCATAGTGATGACTTGGAAAGTTTTGATGAGGCGCTGTTTGGGCATATTGGCTTTACCGTCAGTAATGCCTCCCGGGCACTTTTTCTGGCACTCACCCGCAGCAAGCTGGCGGCCAGCCCTGTTGTGGGTGCGGATAAACGTTACTATCAGCAGCTGACCCGCATGAGTGCTGCCTTTGCGTTTGTGGCCGATGTGGCGATGCTGGTGCTGGGCGGCTCGTTGAAGCGTCGTGAGAAGTTATCAGGTCGGTTGGCCGATGTGCTCAGTCAACTCTACCTCGCCTCCGCTGTATTAAAGCATTACCACACTCAGGGGCGACAGGGGGCTGATAAATCGCTGATGGAGTGGGCGTGTGAAACGTCGCTCTATCAAATGCAGGAGAGCTTAGATGCATTTTTGCGTAATTTTCCGCATCGGCCTGCGGCCTATCTGATGCGAGCGGTTGTGTTTCCGTTGGGGCGGCGCTATCGCACCCCCAGTGACGTGCTGGGACACCGGGTGGCAGAGTCGATTTTAGCACCTTCTGATGCGCGTGATCGCTTGACCAATGGTATCTATCTTCCGGAAGAAGAGGATCAACAATTGGCGCGATTAGATGACGCTTTAATCAAGGTGATTGCGGCTGAGCCAGTGGAGCGAACGCTTGGCAAGTTGGTGAAAAACGGCGATATCGAGGGAGGCAGTAAAGAGAGACAGGCCGAACAAGCGCTGGAAAAGGCGTTTATTACCCAGGATGAGGCTGATAAGGTGAACGAGGCTGCTGAAGCACGCTGGAAAGTGATTCAAGTGGATGATTTTAATCACGAAGATTTGGCACACTAG
- a CDS encoding AEC family transporter has protein sequence MYEVLAQMAGLIACGIFWRIKQPMGLAADDVRIRLTSLVYNLLLPALVLLVLWRAPLDLDVVKIATVAAAGVLAGLLLGGVIYRWMKVPGTVAGAMIIASGFPNATYLGLPVLETTLGEWSRSVAIQYDLFACTPLLLTVGMLIGAAYGEGEKDQHPLRAVLKVPPLWAAIAAIALNATAVPMPGVIEGWLSMMAGAVIPLMLIALGMGLQWKSFTLASLPIMAPVVVIQLLLIPILVLWLSQQLGLEGELLTAVVLEAAMPCMVLGLVICDRFKLDTPLYASVVTLTTGLSIISLPIWFEVLI, from the coding sequence ATGTATGAGGTGTTAGCCCAAATGGCCGGGTTGATTGCCTGCGGCATCTTTTGGCGCATAAAACAGCCTATGGGGCTAGCCGCCGATGATGTGCGTATTCGCCTGACCAGTTTGGTTTACAATCTACTGCTTCCGGCGCTGGTGCTGCTGGTACTGTGGCGTGCACCACTCGACTTAGATGTCGTTAAAATTGCCACCGTTGCCGCCGCAGGTGTTTTAGCGGGCCTGCTGTTAGGGGGGGTTATCTATAGATGGATGAAGGTGCCCGGCACCGTTGCCGGAGCGATGATTATTGCCAGCGGCTTTCCCAACGCAACCTACCTTGGTCTGCCGGTACTTGAAACCACCTTGGGAGAGTGGTCACGCAGCGTGGCCATTCAATATGACCTATTTGCCTGCACTCCGCTGTTACTCACTGTCGGAATGCTAATAGGGGCCGCTTATGGCGAAGGGGAAAAAGACCAGCACCCACTACGCGCGGTACTCAAAGTACCGCCACTGTGGGCGGCAATCGCTGCAATAGCACTTAATGCCACAGCGGTGCCCATGCCCGGTGTTATCGAAGGCTGGCTTTCCATGATGGCAGGGGCCGTCATTCCACTGATGTTAATTGCCCTCGGCATGGGGTTGCAGTGGAAAAGCTTTACCCTCGCCAGCTTACCCATTATGGCCCCGGTGGTAGTGATACAGCTACTATTAATACCGATTTTAGTGCTGTGGCTCTCCCAGCAGCTGGGTCTTGAAGGTGAACTGCTCACCGCCGTGGTACTCGAAGCGGCAATGCCCTGCATGGTGCTCGGCCTGGTCATCTGCGATCGTTTTAAACTGGATACACCGCTCTACGCCTCGGTGGTCACACTGACCACCGGACTTTCCATCATCTCACTCCCCATCTGGTTTGAGGTCTTAATTTAA
- a CDS encoding glucosaminidase domain-containing protein → MKNSTILLGAASYLTLAIILFGLFSTQPAAPQQPADNLPLVIETDTPKNVTELTTLLISHGLEWPLIKKEVPALLIKALPQDMPEIYSSEERKSIFLRTLLPIVLLENHHIEKQRAILEKMVTQQSELNNEQVEWLEERLNHYRLSNNADGPNRLEQLLQRLDQLPPSLMLAQGAIESGWGTSRFALQGNSLFGQWSYSKNSGLIPEARNQGAQHVVRSFDSLQASVRAYMRNLNTHLAYKKLREIRSTMRTRQQPLNSIDLADGLLSYSQRGAAYVEDVKLIIRSNKLTQYDTIELLHVAPTGVNVVASRF, encoded by the coding sequence ATGAAAAATTCAACCATACTACTTGGGGCTGCCTCATACCTCACACTGGCAATAATACTTTTTGGGCTCTTCTCGACCCAGCCAGCCGCACCACAACAACCCGCTGATAACTTACCGTTAGTTATAGAGACGGACACCCCCAAAAATGTGACAGAGCTCACCACTCTGTTGATATCTCACGGACTTGAGTGGCCATTGATAAAAAAGGAGGTCCCCGCACTACTCATAAAAGCACTGCCACAAGATATGCCGGAGATTTACTCCAGTGAAGAGCGCAAGTCGATTTTTTTACGCACCCTGCTGCCCATTGTATTACTGGAGAATCACCACATTGAAAAGCAGCGGGCGATACTGGAAAAAATGGTTACCCAGCAGAGTGAACTTAACAATGAACAGGTAGAGTGGCTCGAAGAGCGGTTAAACCATTACCGGCTCTCCAATAATGCAGATGGCCCCAATCGGCTAGAGCAATTACTACAGCGCCTCGATCAGCTGCCGCCCTCACTCATGCTGGCACAAGGTGCTATTGAATCCGGCTGGGGAACCTCCCGTTTTGCACTACAGGGCAACAGCCTTTTTGGCCAGTGGTCCTACTCAAAAAATAGTGGTTTAATACCCGAAGCCCGCAACCAAGGCGCCCAACATGTTGTACGCAGCTTCGATAGCCTGCAGGCCTCTGTTCGCGCCTACATGCGCAATTTAAATACCCATTTGGCCTACAAAAAATTACGTGAAATAAGGTCGACCATGCGAACCCGACAACAACCACTCAACTCAATCGATCTTGCGGATGGATTACTGAGCTACTCACAACGAGGCGCAGCCTATGTGGAGGATGTAAAGCTAATCATTCGCAGCAATAAACTAACTCAGTACGACACCATTGAGTTACTACACGTGGCACCTACCGGGGTAAATGTAGTCGCCTCTCGATTTTAG
- a CDS encoding NAD(P)/FAD-dependent oxidoreductase: MKPWDVIIIGAGASGLMCAIEAGKRGRRVLLLEKSKKSGNKIRMSGGGRCNFTNNEVSADNYLSDNPHFCKSALSRFSQWDFLAMVQRYEIPFHERDHGQLFCNESAKDILDMLLSECRQAGVEIRLNSTIEKVARNSQYFCIESDQASLLCQSLVIASGGLSIPAMGAGPFGYQIAEQFDLAIKPTRAGLVPFTLHPEEKQRFASLSGIAVNSVVTHTLTRFRENILFTHRGLSGPVILQISNYWRAGESIEIDLLPDVDLFTHLKQMQQQHPQQQIKTALQQLLPKRLINTFIDHKLLEQPLANSRFEQFSAIAEQLKQWRVKPAGTEGYRTAEVTLGGVDTGAISSRTLEAKNSPGLYFIGEVLDVTGELGGYNFQWAWASGWCAGQYV, encoded by the coding sequence ATGAAGCCGTGGGATGTCATTATCATCGGTGCCGGTGCTTCCGGGCTAATGTGCGCCATCGAGGCGGGCAAGCGTGGCCGGCGGGTGCTGTTATTGGAGAAATCAAAAAAATCGGGCAATAAAATCCGCATGTCCGGCGGTGGACGGTGTAACTTTACTAACAATGAGGTATCTGCGGATAACTACCTGAGCGACAACCCCCATTTCTGCAAGTCTGCCCTTTCACGCTTCAGCCAGTGGGATTTCTTAGCCATGGTGCAGCGCTACGAGATCCCCTTTCATGAGCGAGATCATGGCCAGCTGTTTTGCAATGAAAGCGCTAAAGATATTCTGGATATGCTACTGAGCGAGTGCCGCCAGGCTGGGGTTGAGATTCGATTGAACAGCACCATCGAAAAGGTAGCACGTAACTCACAATATTTTTGTATCGAGAGCGACCAGGCATCACTCCTTTGCCAATCCCTGGTCATCGCCAGCGGTGGATTATCGATCCCCGCCATGGGTGCCGGCCCCTTCGGTTATCAAATTGCCGAGCAGTTTGACCTTGCCATAAAACCCACCCGTGCCGGGCTTGTGCCCTTCACATTGCACCCTGAAGAGAAGCAGCGTTTTGCCAGTTTGTCGGGGATCGCTGTCAATAGCGTTGTGACACACACCCTGACCCGCTTTCGTGAAAATATACTCTTTACTCACCGTGGCCTCAGCGGCCCGGTCATCCTGCAAATATCCAACTACTGGCGTGCTGGTGAATCCATAGAGATTGACCTCTTACCGGACGTTGACCTCTTCACACACCTAAAGCAGATGCAGCAACAACACCCACAACAACAGATCAAAACGGCGCTGCAACAGCTACTTCCCAAGCGGCTTATCAACACCTTTATCGATCATAAATTACTTGAACAACCCCTGGCCAACAGCCGCTTTGAGCAGTTTTCAGCCATTGCGGAACAACTCAAGCAGTGGCGTGTCAAACCAGCAGGTACTGAGGGCTATCGTACTGCCGAGGTGACACTGGGCGGGGTGGATACGGGTGCCATCTCCTCCAGAACCCTGGAGGCGAAAAACAGCCCAGGCCTCTACTTCATCGGTGAGGTACTCGATGTTACCGGTGAGCTGGGCGGATACAACTTTCAGTGGGCCTGGGCTTCAGGCTGGTGTGCGGGGCAATATGTTTAA
- a CDS encoding DUF1439 domain-containing protein, whose protein sequence is MFKTITFILTLLFTTPLLAGFEIEITPQQIQQVAEKQFPIKKQALFVQIELSNPKVTLTGQRLSLAMQVVAAYPNQTISQGTVVVDGRLGYNEKSGEFLLIQPRVQTITVEGLASQHSKWLKDIISPLVAQSVTTVVLYRLDENQFRDRMTKSSLKSITVREGTLYAEIAW, encoded by the coding sequence ATGTTTAAAACCATCACTTTTATACTTACTCTGCTGTTTACTACGCCCCTGCTGGCCGGGTTTGAAATAGAGATCACCCCGCAGCAGATACAACAGGTGGCGGAAAAACAGTTCCCCATCAAAAAGCAGGCGCTATTTGTCCAGATTGAGCTCAGCAACCCCAAAGTCACCCTCACAGGGCAACGCCTCTCTCTGGCGATGCAGGTTGTGGCAGCTTACCCCAATCAGACCATCAGCCAAGGCACCGTCGTCGTTGATGGAAGGCTGGGATATAACGAAAAGAGTGGTGAGTTCCTACTGATTCAACCCAGAGTGCAGACAATCACTGTAGAAGGGCTTGCGTCACAACATAGCAAATGGCTGAAAGATATCATCTCACCACTGGTTGCACAGTCCGTGACAACGGTTGTACTCTACCGGCTGGATGAAAATCAATTTCGTGATCGCATGACCAAAAGCAGCCTTAAAAGCATCACCGTTCGAGAGGGCACTCTGTATGCAGAGATAGCGTGGTGA
- a CDS encoding acyl-CoA ligase (AMP-forming), exosortase A system-associated, whose translation MHHIISHSAECYPANIAVKHKQVSVDYHTLSALITKAAAGYQQLGLERSERVAIYLPKLIETVTACFAASCADGVMVPVNPMLKPEQVKYILNDCNARILVTSSQKAAQLKTVLDQCHDLHTLIIVDKNPLNFAAPPHLTIIDWNAFTNLSHSTPHNQNIDSDMAAILYTSGSTGKPKGVVLSHRNIIAGAESVASYLGNRQSDKILALLPFSFDYGFSQLTSAFVSGARAHLLDYLLPREVLNLITQEQITGLAAVPTLWNQLTQLKWHQEIKQCLRYITNSGGTMPAATLQKLREQLPETDIVLMYGLTEAFRSTYLPPDQLDKKPGSIGQAIPNAEVMVLREDGSPCAAGEPGELVHRGALVALGYWNNPQKTARRFRPIPSHQPGYRPETAVWSGDKVYRDEEGYLYFIGREDEMIKTSGYRVSPTEVEEVLYESTLVEQGVVFGVSHPLLGEAVLAVVTLHEESEPRLLERYCKQHLPTFMQPKIIIKTTPLPHNPNSKIDRAGISREYQDYYLAE comes from the coding sequence ATGCACCACATCATCAGCCACAGCGCCGAATGCTACCCTGCCAATATAGCGGTCAAGCACAAGCAGGTGTCTGTTGATTACCACACCCTTTCAGCTCTCATTACAAAAGCAGCTGCGGGTTATCAACAGCTGGGGTTGGAGAGATCCGAACGGGTCGCAATCTACCTTCCCAAACTCATCGAAACCGTGACCGCCTGTTTTGCTGCAAGCTGTGCCGATGGGGTGATGGTGCCGGTCAATCCAATGCTTAAACCAGAGCAGGTCAAATATATACTGAACGATTGCAATGCCCGAATTCTGGTGACCTCCAGTCAAAAAGCCGCACAACTCAAAACAGTGCTTGACCAGTGCCACGACCTCCACACACTCATTATCGTAGATAAAAACCCATTAAATTTTGCAGCGCCGCCTCACCTTACAATAATTGACTGGAACGCCTTTACAAACCTTAGCCACAGCACGCCGCATAACCAGAATATCGACAGTGATATGGCGGCCATCCTCTATACCTCGGGAAGTACCGGCAAACCAAAGGGAGTGGTACTCTCCCATCGCAACATTATTGCGGGTGCAGAGAGTGTCGCCAGCTATCTGGGCAACCGCCAGAGCGATAAAATTTTGGCGCTACTACCCTTCAGCTTTGACTATGGGTTCAGCCAATTAACCAGCGCTTTTGTCAGCGGTGCCCGAGCCCACCTTCTCGACTACCTACTGCCTCGAGAAGTGCTCAACCTCATTACTCAAGAACAGATTACCGGACTGGCCGCCGTTCCAACACTGTGGAACCAGTTGACACAATTAAAGTGGCACCAGGAGATCAAACAGTGCCTGCGCTACATCACCAACTCCGGCGGTACCATGCCGGCGGCCACCCTGCAAAAACTGCGCGAGCAGCTACCCGAAACCGACATCGTTTTGATGTACGGCCTGACCGAAGCTTTTCGTTCAACCTATCTGCCACCCGATCAGCTTGATAAAAAGCCCGGCTCAATCGGCCAAGCGATCCCGAATGCAGAGGTGATGGTACTTAGGGAGGATGGTAGCCCCTGCGCTGCCGGTGAACCCGGGGAGCTGGTGCACCGGGGCGCTCTAGTTGCACTCGGTTATTGGAACAACCCGCAGAAGACAGCCAGACGTTTTAGGCCTATTCCCTCTCATCAACCGGGCTATCGGCCTGAAACAGCGGTTTGGTCAGGAGATAAAGTCTATCGCGATGAGGAGGGTTATCTCTATTTTATCGGGCGTGAAGATGAGATGATAAAAACCTCAGGGTATCGTGTCAGCCCAACCGAGGTGGAGGAAGTACTCTATGAGAGCACGCTGGTCGAGCAGGGCGTTGTTTTTGGTGTCTCGCATCCGCTACTAGGGGAAGCAGTTCTTGCCGTTGTCACACTACATGAAGAGAGCGAACCTAGGTTGTTGGAAAGATACTGTAAACAACACCTACCCACCTTCATGCAGCCAAAAATAATTATTAAAACAACACCGCTGCCACACAATCCTAATAGTAAAATTGATCGTGCAGGAATTTCCAGGGAGTATCAGGATTACTATCTGGCCGAGTAA
- a CDS encoding undecaprenyl-diphosphate phosphatase, with protein sequence MDLLQAFWLAVIQGVTEFLPISSSAHLILLPTIFDWPDQGLAFDVAVHVGALCAVIVYFRQELRVLIRDWTLSVAKRKTVGDSRLAWAVAVGTIPAGLIGFFLNDLIELYLRSPIIIAWATIGFGLLLWAADHFAKGRKTEYELSWGGVVFIGFAQALALIPGTSRSGITMTAGLMLGMTRVASARFSFLLSIPLIMAAGGLKGKELLESALPVDWNAIALGVLFSALTAYLCIHFFLQLVERVGMLPFVIYRLVLGVILLWMFS encoded by the coding sequence ATGGACTTATTACAGGCGTTTTGGTTGGCGGTGATTCAAGGTGTGACGGAGTTTTTGCCCATCTCCAGCTCTGCACACCTTATTTTATTGCCCACTATTTTCGACTGGCCAGACCAGGGGCTGGCTTTCGATGTGGCAGTGCATGTGGGGGCATTATGTGCGGTGATCGTCTACTTTCGTCAGGAGCTGCGGGTGCTGATCCGCGACTGGACACTCTCGGTGGCAAAGCGTAAGACCGTAGGCGATAGCCGCCTTGCCTGGGCGGTGGCGGTGGGTACCATTCCCGCAGGGTTAATCGGCTTTTTTCTCAATGATTTAATCGAGCTCTATCTGCGCTCGCCGATTATTATCGCCTGGGCCACCATCGGCTTTGGCCTGCTGCTGTGGGCGGCTGACCATTTTGCTAAAGGGCGTAAAACTGAATATGAGCTGAGCTGGGGTGGGGTTGTGTTTATCGGCTTTGCTCAAGCACTGGCGCTGATTCCTGGCACTTCACGCTCTGGAATTACCATGACGGCGGGCTTAATGTTGGGTATGACGCGGGTCGCCTCGGCGCGCTTCTCTTTTCTGCTCTCAATTCCGTTAATTATGGCCGCCGGGGGGTTGAAGGGAAAAGAGCTGCTGGAGAGTGCGCTGCCAGTGGATTGGAACGCCATTGCCCTGGGTGTGCTCTTCTCGGCATTAACCGCTTATCTTTGTATCCACTTTTTTCTGCAACTGGTGGAGCGCGTGGGGATGCTGCCGTTTGTTATTTACCGGCTGGTGTTGGGCGTAATACTGTTGTGGATGTTTAGCTAA